From the genome of Thiomicrorhabdus indica:
AGTGACAATCGTTAAACCGTTTTGAAGGGCTTCTTCGCCAAAGTTTTCCAACGCAAAGCTTCGAGCCATTTCCGCAATATAGTCGGCTTCAACTTCAATAATAGGGCCATGTTTCTCAGCGTGTACTTCAACGGCTAATGCTTGAGCGAGTTCTTCGTCATTAATGTAGTTCAGCTCATGCATACGGCGTAGAACATAATCACGGCGTAATTTGGCGCGTTCAGGGTTGATAATCGGATTATAGGCAGAAGGGGCTTTAGGTAGCCCTGCAATCATTGCATATTCATCAAGCGATAACTCTCGAATCGGACGTCCATAGTATGTGTTCGCAGCTGCTGCGACACCATAAGAGCGATACCCTAAAAAAATCTTGTTGAGATAGAGTGCAAGGATTTCTTCTTTTGATAGTTCGTTTTCAATTTTATAGGCAAGTATGATTTCATTGAGTTTACGAAGGTAGCTTTTTTCTCGTGTTAAGAAAAAGTTACGGGCAACTTGCATGGTAATGGTTGAGCCACCTGATTTCTTTTCACCGGTTGTCACAAGTTGATAGACTGCACGAGCAAGACCTTTATAGTCCACTCCGCTATGAGCAAAGAAATTTTCATCTTCTGCGGAAATAATGGCTTGAGTCATACGTTCAGGAATTTCTGGGTATTCCAATGGAATTCGACGCTTGGTACCAATTTCAGTAATTAATTTGTTGTCTTGCGTAACAATTTTTAGAGGCACTTGATAGGTGACTTCTTTAAGCTCTTTTGGGTCAGGAAGCGTTGGATAAATGGTGAGGAAATAAAACAGTATCGCAGCGACAGGAATCATAATGAAGCTGCTGGCAAAGCTTAACCAAAATAGCACTTTCCAAATGCGACGTTTTGTTTTTTCAGGTCTGTTCGGCTTCTTGGGATGGTTCGAGTCTGCAGTGTCAGAATATTGAGTTTGCCCTGTAGAAGATAATTCTGCGTCTTTATTTGCGCGACCAAAAAGTGGTAGGGAGTCTTTTGCTGTTGATCCATTTGATGGGGTTTGCGGTGTTTCAGTCATAGAGTGCTCTTTGTTGATACGGCGGTCGCGAGTGATGAAATTTGGTAACTATTATAACGTTTCAATCTAGAAACAGTAGAGAGCAAACTTATCTAAGGAATCTCTGATTCAATTAGAGGTTTCCTAAGAGATATGTTTTAGCTGAAGATTGCCTTTAATACAAAAAAACCCCGCGTGAGCGGGGTTTATGTTCAGGCTTTAGCTCTTTTTCAAGAGTTAAATTCTAAGACTTTTTCGAGTAACGACCTGATTTGATGTCACCCCACATTAACATTAGGTTGCCCCCAACGATGAATGCGATAGCGGCAATTACACCAAATAGACCGATTGCCACTTGAAGCTCTTGTGGAAGAATGTCTGCCCAAATCCCTAGAAGGATGGCCAAAGGCACGACAACTGAAACCACAATCGTTAATAGCATTTTTGTTAAATTACTCATATTTGCCCCTCATATTTTGTAGTCGCATATAAGCAGATGATGACTATACTCGGCTTGATTGCAAAATTCAATCTCCACTCTTGATTTGACTCAAGCAATTTATGGATAACCGTTTGAAATATAAGTCATATCATAGTTTTTATAAAAAAGCACTGAAATTGATTTGGTTTCAGTGCTGTTGGGATGATTTAGTGAGGTTTTTGTAATTGTCGAGAAGCTGACATCTTAATGGCGGCAATTTCTGCTTGGGTTAAGGCCTCAATCACCGCTTCACTTAATTCATTCATTGTTGCAAACAAGGTTTCCACAACCTCGTCTTTGCCTTGTTCATGGGCTTCGATAATTTGTTTGATTATGGCATGCAGTTCGGCGTGGACTTTTTCAACATGCTGCATTTCTGGCAAATGCGCATAGTTTTGGCCGTCGCCTTCATAGTGCCATTTACCAAGAGCGCATTGAGTATGGTCTGTTGCAGCATTGTGATTGAAATCAATATTCATACCTTCAATGTAAGCATGAATTACGCCTCTCCATTGGCGGTGAGCACGTCTTGCGTGGGCAAAGTTAAAGATACCGCTCTGCATCGCATTTTGGAAACCGATTTGGTTGATGTCAATGTTGAAAGATTTTGTGACACCGATAACCTCATTTGCTAGATTTCCCATTGCCTGCGTTTGCTGAGCAGTATGCTCAACCAGCGCAGAGTTTTTCTGTGTGACCTGATCAATTTGGGTAATTGCAATATTGATTTGATCAACGCCCTTCGCTTGTTCATTTGAGGTTTCAGAAATTTCACTCATAAATTGGCTAATACGATTAATCGAGTTGTTAATCGTATCTAAAGCTTTTCCTGAGTCTTCGGCAAGTTTTGAACCTTGTTGCACTTTTTCGAGCGTATCGTCAATTAAGTCTCGAATCTCTTTCGCTGCTTCAGCAGACTTACTGGCAAGTGAACGGACTTCTCCTGCAACGACTGCAAAACCTCGTCCATGTTCGCCTGCTCGTGCAGCCTCAACAGCGGCATTTAGCGCAAGCAAGTTGGTTTGGAATGCAATGCTGTCAATAAGGGAAGTGATTTCTGAAATTTTACTACTTGCCGCACTGATTTCATTAATCGATTTAATGGTGTTGTGCACCACGACGCTGGCTTGACTCGCTTCTTGCAACGATTGATTGGCTACTTGGTTAGCCTGTTCTGCATTTTGAGCAGTTGATTTGATAGTTGAAGTGATCTCCTCCATACTCGCAGCGGTCTCTTCCAATGACGCGGCTTGTTCTTGTGTTCGAGCGGCTAAATCTTGAATGCCTATCGAAATATCTTTTGCACCATTTGCGAGTTTCAGCAGAGAGTAATTAGATTGAGAAATCAAGCTACCGGTGTTGCTAACCGAATTGTTAATCCCGTCTTTAAGAATCGCCAGTGTCCCTGCGTAGTCTGTCTCAATACGACGTGTTAAGTCGCCGCTACCTTGCGCAATCATCACTTCTGTACTTTCTGAAACCGCTCTGTTGAGTTGATCAAGTGAGTCATTAATGTTGTCAACAAGGGCTCTGACTTCACCCTGGGCCTCTACGTCCAGGCGATGGGAAAAGTAACCACGAGAGACTTCATTCATTAAATGGTTAATTTTCGTGAAAGTCTGTTTTAAGCCATCCAGAAATTGCAGAGTGTTATCCATACTAAGTTGGAAGTTACCTTGCAGTTTGTGTTGGGGTTGGTATTCAAAGATCCCTTTCTGGATGTTGTCCAGAACGTTTTCTAACTCTGAGAATGAATTACTGATACTGACGATAGTTTTGGTAATGTTTTCACGAATTGCTGCAAAATCCCCTTGCATCGGAAGGGTTGATTCGGTATCGAAGCGACCATGGGCAACATCATTAATTAACCGGCCGGCTTCTCCCATTGTAATGGCTACGCTTTGCATTTGTTCGTTGTAAGCAGTGGCTAATTGCGCAATCTCATCTTTGCCATCCGATTTTAGGCGAACGCTCAAATCACCTTTGTCTACAGCGCTTTTAATATGTTTAGCCATTCGAGTGATTGGGTTAACAATATTGATTTTGGCTAAAAGAATAAAGGCAATCATCAGTAATATCATTGCACCAACAACAATCATCATTGTTGAGAAGACATTCTCTAAAGAGGTATCGTTGAGTGCAATCAGAGAATCTGCTGGTTCAGCGATTAAGTGATAACCAATTAATTCATCTCGGGCATCATAAATAGGGTAAGTATTAAAGAAATGCCCAGACTTAAGGATGAACCCTTGATTAATGAGAGTATCTAGTTGAATTTCTTGCATCCACTTATCAAAAGTGGCATCCAACCCCTTTGAATTGGCAATGGTATAGCTTCCAGCTTTTGGATTATTGGTTGCGGAAGTTGCAATATTTAATGCTTCGGCATTTAAAAGTGTTGCGTAGTAAGAGTTTGAGTTGTTAAAGAAAGCCTCGATTTCTGATAGTTTTGTCATGACTTCTAGCGAACCAAGATAGTTGCCAGGTTGTTTCACTTCATCAAAAATAGGAACGATGCTTCGCATAGAAAGACCTGCACGGCCAAGCTCAAAGACAAAGCGAGCTTTTTTGTCTTGACTGGTTTTATTAATGGCAAAGCGAAAACTGGTTAAATCATCACCTGATTTTTCAGTCCAACTACGAACAAATGAACGCACATCAGGTGTGTGGATATGAACTGTAGGTGCAAAACCATTTATTTTTTTGTAACTTTCTAAACGCGCATTCAAAATTTTACTGGTTAGTTTTTTATTACCACTTAAGATCGTTTGATGAATTTCGGGTGAGGCGCTGAGAATTGTTGCGGTATTAATCCCTTGTCGACCAAATGCCGTCAACTGTTGGTCTAAGGTGTGTTTGATGCTGGCATGTCGACTACTTTCGTTTAATTCGACAGCATTCAAGTAAGTTTGTTGAGTAATCAAGCCGGTAAGCAAGGTACCTACAATCACTAATAACAAACCTAAAAAATTTATTTTTCCTAGAAGCCCAAGCTTTTGAAAAGGGTTAATGGCTTGCAGCGCTTTTTGTTTTGACGTAATAACATTAGCGTTTTGAACAAATAGCTTGCCGGCATTAATGGCTTTATAAGCTTCACTGGCTTTGTTAGCGAGTTCCGGCGAGATCGGTTTGCGAATTGAAATGTAGCCAATTATTTGCCCGTTCTCTTTAAGAGGAGAAACGTTCGCCAGAACCCAATAACTTCGACCATCTTTGGTGCGATTTTTGACAATTTGAGTCCATGCTTTGCCGGATTGAATGGTCTCCCACATATCTTTAAAGACCGCTTTGGGAACATCTGGGTTTCGCAAAATATTGTGCGGTTGACCAATTAATTCGTCTTCAGAATAACCGCTAATTTCGACAAACTCTGAATTCGCTTCAACAATGGTGCCGTGTTTATCGGTACGAGAAATAAGACGGTAGTGATCGGGAATGTCAACCACACTAGGGTCTTGAAAAGTAGCCATAATAGTCTCCAAAGGCAAACGTTTGATACTCACCAATGATGCCTGTTTTTACGTAGCAAATCTAAGTAATTTGCTATGGAGTTCTTATTTTTTTAAGAAAAGTTGATAGGGCGCAATGAGTATCGCAATTGGTTTCAAATTATTTCCTTAGGGTTATTCAATATTTTGTACCTGTTCGCGCATCTGTTCGATTAAAACCTTTAACTCGACACTGGCTTGGCTTGTACGAGCGTCAATCGATTTAGAACCCAGCGTATTGGCTTCTCGGTTGAGTTCTTGCATTAAAAAATCTAGTCGGCGGCCTTTCGGTTGGTCTGTTTTTAAGATGTGACGAATTTCAATCAGATGTGTTTGCAGTCGCTGTAATTCCTCATCAATATCGATTTTTTGTGCCAGAATTGCGGCTTCCTGATGCAACCTCTGATGATCTAGGTTTTCGCTCAGATGGCCTATTCTCTGTTCAAGTTTTTGTAAATGTTGTTGGCGGATTTCTGGAATCAAAGGTGTAATAATTTCCAGTTGAGTTTGAATTTGATTGCAACGGTCTAACAAAACTTGCCCTAATGCTTGGCCTTCTCGTAAACGATGAGATTTAAGTTGTTCTAGAGCGGTTTCAAGTTCGGTAAGGATTTGGTTTTC
Proteins encoded in this window:
- a CDS encoding YicC/YloC family endoribonuclease; the protein is MDYPIYSMTAYARHQADFANQKVSGQFTWELRSVNQRYLELHFKLPDALKHLEPNIRELMKAHVSRGKIDVNCSLFLQQQTQAFSLNHSMLAQLKSAIDKTCDRFETTIPVDPLEVLKWPGILDTQEAQLDEAIENQILTELETALEQLKSHRLREGQALGQVLLDRCNQIQTQLEIITPLIPEIRQQHLQKLEQRIGHLSENLDHQRLHQEAAILAQKIDIDEELQRLQTHLIEIRHILKTDQPKGRRLDFLMQELNREANTLGSKSIDARTSQASVELKVLIEQMREQVQNIE
- a CDS encoding methyl-accepting chemotaxis protein gives rise to the protein MATFQDPSVVDIPDHYRLISRTDKHGTIVEANSEFVEISGYSEDELIGQPHNILRNPDVPKAVFKDMWETIQSGKAWTQIVKNRTKDGRSYWVLANVSPLKENGQIIGYISIRKPISPELANKASEAYKAINAGKLFVQNANVITSKQKALQAINPFQKLGLLGKINFLGLLLVIVGTLLTGLITQQTYLNAVELNESSRHASIKHTLDQQLTAFGRQGINTATILSASPEIHQTILSGNKKLTSKILNARLESYKKINGFAPTVHIHTPDVRSFVRSWTEKSGDDLTSFRFAINKTSQDKKARFVFELGRAGLSMRSIVPIFDEVKQPGNYLGSLEVMTKLSEIEAFFNNSNSYYATLLNAEALNIATSATNNPKAGSYTIANSKGLDATFDKWMQEIQLDTLINQGFILKSGHFFNTYPIYDARDELIGYHLIAEPADSLIALNDTSLENVFSTMMIVVGAMILLMIAFILLAKINIVNPITRMAKHIKSAVDKGDLSVRLKSDGKDEIAQLATAYNEQMQSVAITMGEAGRLINDVAHGRFDTESTLPMQGDFAAIRENITKTIVSISNSFSELENVLDNIQKGIFEYQPQHKLQGNFQLSMDNTLQFLDGLKQTFTKINHLMNEVSRGYFSHRLDVEAQGEVRALVDNINDSLDQLNRAVSESTEVMIAQGSGDLTRRIETDYAGTLAILKDGINNSVSNTGSLISQSNYSLLKLANGAKDISIGIQDLAARTQEQAASLEETAASMEEITSTIKSTAQNAEQANQVANQSLQEASQASVVVHNTIKSINEISAASSKISEITSLIDSIAFQTNLLALNAAVEAARAGEHGRGFAVVAGEVRSLASKSAEAAKEIRDLIDDTLEKVQQGSKLAEDSGKALDTINNSINRISQFMSEISETSNEQAKGVDQINIAITQIDQVTQKNSALVEHTAQQTQAMGNLANEVIGVTKSFNIDINQIGFQNAMQSGIFNFAHARRAHRQWRGVIHAYIEGMNIDFNHNAATDHTQCALGKWHYEGDGQNYAHLPEMQHVEKVHAELHAIIKQIIEAHEQGKDEVVETLFATMNELSEAVIEALTQAEIAAIKMSASRQLQKPH